A genomic window from Promicromonospora sukumoe includes:
- a CDS encoding signal peptidase I: MSDTWYSGNATDDADQHRGWLLGNFIAPETPGVAVRNSDALEVKWGVHPEGQQRPEWTTDDRRTTMLLLVSGRFRLDLTVGSTVLERQGDYVVWGPGIDHSWQAEADSVVVTVRWPSA; this comes from the coding sequence ATGTCAGACACCTGGTACAGCGGCAACGCCACTGACGACGCGGACCAGCACCGCGGCTGGCTCCTGGGCAACTTCATCGCTCCCGAGACTCCCGGGGTGGCGGTACGGAACTCCGACGCACTCGAGGTGAAGTGGGGCGTCCACCCTGAGGGTCAGCAACGACCCGAGTGGACCACTGACGATCGGCGCACCACGATGCTTCTGCTCGTGAGCGGCCGCTTCCGGCTCGACCTGACCGTCGGCAGCACCGTACTTGAGCGGCAGGGCGACTATGTCGTCTGGGGTCCGGGCATCGACCACTCATGGCAGGCGGAAGCCGACTCGGTGGTCGTCACGGTTCGGTGGCCTTCCGCTTGA
- a CDS encoding 3'-5' exonuclease, whose translation MILGTAGTGKTVMAVHRAFYLAQPGTENAGPVLLLTYNKSLVTYIQHLASDHPGDVTIETYGRFGRGYLASQGLMGYGQIAGSDQREALVEGAVRDVAAGYRPGARFFTRPTDFFLDELAWIEGNGLSTDAEYFDAERVGRQEPLQRRQREAVWAIRETYVAARKAAGLHYDWASLPSAVKAQLHVDSSKRRYKHIVVDEAQDLTPEAIRSLAAAIPPDGSLTLFADYAQQIYGQRVSWRSCGLAVGKVETFIDNYRNSPEIARLAIALANMPHFKDSADLVEPRAPIRAAGAKPTLIACGSSDDEALVVRDAVQSAGRTARVGILTRTRAEARAAIAEVRRTTRVTMLHENNSIATWQAPSGVYAGTYHSGKGLEFDVVVLPYCSDGRRPHADTIAAFGPDEAASRESRLLYVGVTRARDELIISHTGALTTLLPPATPDLYDLYEVTTS comes from the coding sequence GTGATCCTCGGTACGGCAGGCACAGGCAAGACGGTCATGGCCGTGCACCGCGCCTTCTATCTGGCGCAACCTGGAACTGAGAACGCCGGTCCGGTCCTTCTGCTGACCTACAACAAGTCGCTGGTCACCTACATCCAGCACCTGGCATCGGACCACCCCGGTGATGTCACGATCGAGACCTACGGCCGGTTCGGACGGGGCTACCTGGCATCACAGGGCCTGATGGGCTACGGGCAGATTGCCGGCTCAGACCAGCGTGAAGCACTCGTCGAAGGCGCGGTCAGGGATGTCGCGGCCGGCTACCGGCCAGGAGCCCGGTTCTTCACCCGCCCGACCGACTTCTTTCTTGACGAGCTGGCGTGGATCGAGGGCAACGGGCTGTCTACCGACGCCGAGTACTTCGACGCGGAGCGAGTTGGTCGCCAGGAACCGCTGCAGCGCCGCCAGCGCGAGGCGGTCTGGGCAATCAGGGAGACATATGTGGCAGCCCGCAAGGCCGCGGGCCTGCACTACGACTGGGCGTCACTGCCGTCGGCCGTCAAGGCGCAGCTCCATGTGGACTCGTCGAAACGTCGTTACAAGCACATCGTCGTCGACGAAGCCCAGGATCTGACACCCGAGGCCATCCGGTCGCTGGCAGCCGCGATTCCGCCTGACGGAAGCCTCACGCTGTTCGCGGACTACGCCCAGCAGATCTACGGCCAGCGCGTGTCGTGGCGGTCGTGTGGGCTCGCGGTTGGCAAGGTCGAGACGTTCATCGACAACTACCGCAACTCCCCAGAGATTGCACGGCTCGCGATCGCCCTGGCGAACATGCCGCACTTCAAGGACTCCGCGGACTTGGTCGAACCGCGTGCGCCGATCCGCGCCGCCGGTGCCAAGCCGACTCTCATCGCGTGCGGGTCCAGCGATGACGAAGCTCTCGTCGTCCGGGACGCCGTCCAGTCGGCCGGTCGCACCGCACGCGTGGGAATCCTGACCCGGACCCGAGCAGAGGCTCGCGCCGCGATCGCTGAGGTGCGTCGGACTACTCGGGTGACGATGCTGCACGAGAACAACTCGATCGCGACCTGGCAAGCGCCTAGCGGCGTCTACGCCGGCACCTATCACTCCGGCAAGGGCCTGGAGTTCGACGTAGTTGTGCTGCCGTACTGCAGCGATGGTCGACGGCCCCACGCCGATACCATCGCTGCGTTCGGGCCTGACGAGGCTGCCAGCCGCGAGAGCCGCCTCCTCTATGTTGGCGTTACCCGCGCACGCGACGAGCTGATCATCTCCCATACCGGGGCTCTCACGACGCTGCTGCCTCCAGCGACGCCAGATTTGTACGACCTGTACGAGGTGACCACGTCATGA
- a CDS encoding ABC transporter permease produces MRGYLARKTVIYGLTFVVAVTLNWLIPRLMPGDPVQRMVARAAVQHPETIAAMTAYYERTFGLDLPLWQQYLNYWAALFRGDLGTSVWLFPAPVAQVVLDAVPYTLGIMIPAILLSFVIGNSVGAMAARSGWLDNVALPVGYLITAMPYMWLAILLAWGLGVALGWFPVAGGYDFGMVPQWSWAFAGDLLQHWVLPFLSLFLVSLGGWAIGMRNLIIYELESDYANYLSALGAPRRLVRRYAFRNAMLPQITGLALQLGTILGGALVTEIVFAYPGLGKLVLSAIQNQDFFLLQGTLLFVVIGVLLANFVIDIVYVLVDPRTRTGLTGATS; encoded by the coding sequence ATGCGCGGCTATCTCGCTCGTAAGACCGTCATCTACGGGCTGACGTTCGTCGTCGCGGTCACGCTGAACTGGCTGATCCCCCGGCTCATGCCGGGGGACCCGGTCCAGCGGATGGTGGCGCGCGCCGCCGTCCAGCACCCCGAGACGATCGCGGCCATGACCGCGTACTACGAGCGGACGTTCGGGCTCGACCTGCCGCTCTGGCAGCAGTACCTGAACTACTGGGCCGCGCTGTTCCGCGGCGACCTGGGCACGAGCGTGTGGCTGTTCCCCGCGCCCGTGGCCCAGGTCGTGCTCGACGCCGTGCCGTACACGCTCGGCATCATGATCCCCGCGATCCTGCTGAGCTTCGTGATCGGCAACAGCGTGGGGGCCATGGCGGCGCGCAGCGGCTGGCTCGACAACGTGGCCCTGCCCGTCGGGTACCTGATCACGGCCATGCCGTACATGTGGCTCGCGATCCTGCTCGCGTGGGGTCTCGGCGTCGCGCTCGGCTGGTTCCCCGTGGCGGGCGGGTACGACTTCGGGATGGTGCCGCAGTGGTCGTGGGCGTTCGCCGGCGACCTGCTGCAGCACTGGGTGCTGCCGTTCCTGTCGCTGTTCCTCGTGTCGCTGGGCGGCTGGGCGATCGGCATGCGCAACCTGATCATCTACGAGCTCGAGTCCGACTACGCGAACTACCTGTCCGCGCTCGGCGCGCCCAGGCGGCTCGTGCGGAGGTACGCGTTCCGCAACGCGATGCTGCCGCAGATCACGGGCCTGGCGCTGCAGCTCGGCACCATCCTGGGCGGCGCCCTGGTGACCGAGATCGTGTTCGCGTACCCGGGCCTGGGCAAGCTCGTGCTGTCCGCCATCCAGAACCAGGACTTCTTCCTGCTGCAGGGCACCCTGCTCTTCGTGGTGATCGGCGTGCTCCTGGCCAACTTCGTGATCGACATCGTCTACGTGCTGGTGGACCCCCGCACGCGGACCGGACTGACGGGGGCCACCTCATGA
- a CDS encoding ABC transporter substrate-binding protein has product MFLRQTRSRGVLALAAATAAGALLAGCSGGGGSAPTTSNPYASAEGMDSANELVAEYPREETLFTSGTQWGPPTSWNPIPSSGHATGARGLVYEPLFQFDPITLELTPWLAEGGEWTGDDTYELTLREGLTWQDGETLDADDVVFSTELGKVDAVPYSNLWTWLDKVEATDATTVEFTFSDPRYQEWDNWLYSTMVVPEHIMGDWSDEELLSNPNEDPVGSGAFKFSAVGQDRMVWERNDDWWARSELGLEMPMKYIVDVVNTSNEVALGMMLSGGLDLSNNFLPGVNQLADSGQVSTYYDGEPYMLAAASANLIPNQTRPPMDDVDFRQALARSIDVDKIVTNAYGGLVAKAHPSGLVPAFEEYYDEDVVAEHGFTFDADEAKSILADAGYEDSDGDGFVESPDGEAIDLKLIVPAGWTDWMEAARVIAEDASAVGIKVTADFPDAGAVDDARATGDFDLVINGNAGVSNTPWTYYNYAFYQPIQEQMLAGNFGRYEDDEAWDLVEQLSRTESGTPEFSETLSQVQEKFMTDLPAIPLWYNGAWAQYNESQWTNWPKEGREDAYFPIMWNGYVQMGGINTLLALEPAS; this is encoded by the coding sequence ATGTTCCTTCGACAGACCAGGTCCCGGGGCGTGCTGGCCCTGGCGGCGGCCACCGCGGCGGGCGCGCTGCTCGCCGGCTGCTCCGGCGGCGGTGGGAGCGCACCCACGACGTCCAACCCGTACGCCTCGGCGGAAGGCATGGACTCGGCCAACGAGCTCGTGGCCGAGTACCCGCGCGAGGAGACGCTCTTCACGAGCGGCACCCAGTGGGGCCCGCCCACGTCGTGGAACCCGATCCCCAGCTCCGGGCACGCCACGGGCGCGCGCGGCCTGGTGTACGAGCCGCTGTTCCAGTTCGACCCGATCACCCTCGAGCTGACGCCCTGGCTCGCCGAGGGCGGCGAGTGGACCGGCGACGACACGTACGAGCTCACGCTCCGCGAGGGTCTGACCTGGCAGGACGGCGAGACGCTCGACGCCGACGACGTCGTCTTCTCCACCGAGCTCGGCAAGGTCGACGCCGTGCCGTACAGCAACCTGTGGACCTGGCTCGACAAGGTCGAGGCGACCGACGCGACGACCGTCGAGTTCACGTTCTCCGACCCCCGCTACCAGGAGTGGGACAACTGGCTCTACAGCACCATGGTCGTGCCCGAGCACATCATGGGGGACTGGTCGGACGAGGAGCTCCTGTCCAACCCGAACGAGGACCCGGTCGGCTCCGGCGCGTTCAAGTTCTCCGCCGTCGGCCAGGACCGCATGGTCTGGGAGCGCAACGACGACTGGTGGGCCCGCAGCGAGCTGGGCCTCGAGATGCCGATGAAGTACATCGTCGACGTCGTGAACACCTCGAACGAGGTGGCGCTCGGCATGATGCTGTCCGGCGGCCTCGACCTGAGCAACAACTTCCTGCCCGGCGTCAACCAGCTCGCCGACTCCGGTCAGGTGAGCACCTACTACGACGGCGAGCCGTACATGCTGGCGGCGGCGTCGGCGAACCTGATCCCGAACCAGACGCGGCCCCCGATGGACGACGTCGACTTCCGGCAGGCGCTCGCGCGGTCGATCGACGTCGACAAGATCGTGACGAACGCGTACGGCGGCCTCGTGGCGAAGGCGCACCCGTCGGGCCTGGTCCCGGCGTTCGAGGAGTACTACGACGAGGACGTCGTCGCCGAGCACGGCTTCACCTTCGACGCGGACGAGGCCAAGTCGATCCTGGCCGACGCCGGCTACGAGGACTCGGACGGCGACGGGTTCGTCGAGTCGCCCGACGGCGAGGCGATCGACCTGAAGCTCATCGTCCCGGCGGGCTGGACCGACTGGATGGAGGCCGCGCGCGTGATCGCCGAGGACGCCTCCGCCGTCGGCATCAAGGTCACGGCCGACTTCCCCGACGCGGGCGCCGTCGACGACGCGCGGGCCACCGGCGACTTCGACCTGGTGATCAACGGCAACGCGGGCGTGAGCAACACCCCGTGGACCTACTACAACTACGCGTTCTACCAGCCGATCCAGGAGCAGATGCTGGCGGGCAACTTCGGGCGCTACGAGGACGACGAGGCCTGGGACCTCGTCGAGCAGCTCTCGCGCACCGAGAGCGGCACGCCGGAGTTCTCCGAGACGCTTTCGCAGGTCCAGGAGAAGTTCATGACCGACCTGCCGGCCATCCCGCTCTGGTACAACGGCGCGTGGGCGCAGTACAACGAGTCGCAGTGGACCAACTGGCCCAAGGAGGGCCGCGAGGACGCGTACTTCCCGATCATGTGGAACGGGTACGTGCAGATGGGTGGCATCAACACGCTGCTCGCCCTCGAGCCGGCCTCCTGA
- a CDS encoding ADP-ribosylglycohydrolase family protein encodes MGRRGEGFLVSALTQVDVERAVGSLLGAAVGDALGWPQEVRGGLVGGQKARDRCEPKPEFVAWTRSAGHYSRRYSDRVEAGEYSDDTQLLLAVARSCLVGHDWYEHLVAAELPTWPLYQRGGGGAVLAATNSWADAVPPWTHDSARRAKVADRYAGAGANGVAMRIAPHAIRARADGELFHRVLQDGLTTHGHPRALVGALVYASALRAAFQASGPLSFGELLDAARAGLIPPDAALDAIPPQWLGELAMKQFADTWEQTNQETEELLTIADASIRRGAMSNAEATLESLGCTDPKINGAGTVSAVGALYLASRFAARPMDGLLTAAFLRRGDTDTLASMTGALLGAVHGKDWLGALAPAVQDSDYITAIATALVEYPDRSAGDSPVGDGSEFRRHREQWRQDAPEIRVGSRGVFPDGRRYHATGVDMRTDVDIKRIRLRLEDGQTVLSDIREVRSTPQEPADRDINLVTRFPDTSYQVKDFSPPSGESGVVTALTNSLRETTAFYARLLGREIPIHGNEAVVTEWLHLRQAARELRPGEASSVAVTLHVMTPPSARKDIVVEGYDRETGTMTVRDPDGRSVRIRPGSVVGEQSQSRPTASDRPIATSKESEIPLHIFGDLTDEFYAGVGRAGTLSSMLEDRMRALIQAMEDEPQTSHAGQGASALVTMARKRAPSLGDAWREFDEFATRADSVLRLRNDLVHNLWQPKSGGYFFGHRIDQRTGERRSTTLSIDDVRHEVAELLSLNEEWNHWYMLAGSSQVDAEPPAHK; translated from the coding sequence ATGGGTAGGCGAGGGGAGGGGTTCTTGGTGAGCGCCCTGACACAAGTGGATGTCGAGCGGGCCGTGGGCTCGCTACTCGGTGCGGCGGTTGGCGACGCTCTGGGCTGGCCGCAGGAGGTGCGCGGGGGTCTCGTCGGCGGTCAGAAAGCACGCGACCGGTGTGAGCCCAAGCCCGAGTTCGTCGCATGGACTCGGAGCGCCGGTCACTACTCCCGACGCTACTCCGACCGTGTTGAAGCTGGGGAATACAGCGACGACACCCAGCTGCTCCTAGCCGTAGCTCGGTCTTGTTTAGTAGGACACGATTGGTACGAACACCTAGTCGCCGCTGAGCTCCCGACCTGGCCCTTGTATCAGCGGGGTGGGGGCGGTGCCGTGCTGGCAGCAACCAACTCATGGGCTGATGCCGTGCCGCCGTGGACACATGACTCCGCACGTCGCGCAAAGGTAGCCGACCGATACGCAGGCGCCGGCGCCAACGGCGTCGCCATGCGTATTGCGCCCCACGCGATTCGAGCCCGCGCAGACGGCGAGCTATTCCACCGAGTACTCCAGGACGGCCTAACCACACACGGTCACCCGCGAGCCCTCGTGGGCGCCCTGGTCTACGCTTCCGCACTCCGCGCCGCTTTCCAAGCGTCGGGACCGCTCTCGTTCGGGGAGCTCCTTGATGCGGCACGGGCCGGCCTCATCCCTCCTGATGCAGCCCTGGACGCGATCCCCCCGCAGTGGCTGGGTGAGCTCGCAATGAAGCAGTTTGCGGACACTTGGGAGCAAACGAACCAAGAGACCGAAGAGCTCCTAACGATTGCCGATGCATCAATTCGCCGTGGTGCGATGAGCAACGCCGAGGCAACGCTTGAATCCCTCGGCTGCACCGATCCCAAAATCAATGGAGCGGGCACCGTCAGCGCGGTCGGCGCGTTGTACCTCGCAAGCCGTTTTGCAGCACGGCCCATGGACGGACTACTTACTGCCGCATTCCTCCGCAGGGGCGATACCGACACACTAGCTTCAATGACCGGTGCACTCCTGGGCGCTGTCCATGGCAAGGACTGGCTGGGAGCACTCGCACCTGCCGTTCAGGACTCCGACTACATCACCGCAATTGCCACCGCTCTTGTTGAGTATCCGGATAGGAGTGCGGGGGACTCACCCGTAGGCGACGGCAGCGAGTTCAGGAGACACCGTGAACAGTGGCGGCAGGACGCACCAGAGATCCGGGTCGGGAGCCGGGGTGTCTTTCCTGACGGTCGGCGCTACCACGCGACGGGCGTTGACATGCGGACCGATGTCGACATCAAACGAATCCGCCTACGTCTGGAAGATGGCCAGACTGTTCTGTCAGATATCCGCGAAGTCAGATCGACTCCTCAAGAGCCCGCTGATCGAGACATCAACTTGGTGACGCGCTTTCCAGACACCTCCTATCAGGTAAAGGATTTTTCTCCACCCTCAGGGGAATCAGGTGTCGTCACTGCGTTAACAAACAGCCTCCGTGAAACAACTGCCTTCTATGCCAGGTTGCTCGGAAGGGAAATTCCTATACATGGCAATGAAGCGGTTGTCACTGAGTGGCTCCATCTACGGCAAGCGGCGCGTGAGCTCCGCCCCGGTGAAGCATCCTCAGTTGCAGTAACACTGCATGTGATGACGCCACCATCCGCGAGAAAAGATATTGTCGTGGAGGGGTACGATCGAGAAACGGGCACGATGACCGTACGCGATCCAGACGGACGGAGCGTTCGCATTCGACCTGGTTCAGTCGTCGGTGAGCAGTCTCAATCACGGCCCACTGCCAGCGATCGCCCCATAGCCACCTCAAAGGAATCGGAGATTCCATTACACATATTCGGGGACTTGACGGACGAGTTCTATGCTGGTGTTGGACGAGCGGGGACACTATCCTCGATGCTCGAAGACAGGATGCGCGCGCTAATTCAAGCAATGGAAGATGAGCCCCAGACATCACACGCTGGACAAGGCGCATCCGCACTCGTGACGATGGCCCGGAAGCGTGCACCCAGCCTTGGCGATGCCTGGAGAGAGTTCGACGAATTCGCTACGAGGGCCGATTCTGTGCTGCGACTCCGGAACGACCTGGTGCACAATCTCTGGCAGCCCAAGTCAGGCGGCTACTTCTTTGGCCACCGCATCGACCAGCGGACCGGTGAACGTCGCTCGACAACCCTATCGATCGACGATGTCCGTCATGAAGTGGCCGAACTTCTTTCGCTCAACGAGGAGTGGAACCACTGGTACATGCTCGCCGGATCTTCGCAGGTTGACGCCGAACCCCCCGCGCACAAATGA
- a CDS encoding ABC transporter permease, with product MTATQPAAAPGTEAAEPPGAAPSSSATARKPGGDARETLYFALRNPKVVIGSVVVLAFLLLGLLGPLFLKFAPMDYAGPPMAPPSADFPFGTTTFGQDVFAQFVAGLRSTFLVGLLGGGVAAVIGMTIGFVAGYCGGLIDELLNMLTNVVLVIPGFVVLIIINAYLGVRSVPMQALYIGVFSWPWVARAVRAQTLSLRSRDFIDLARLSGAGVGTILRREVAPNMYSYLFMTFVLLFGGSILTAASLDFIGLGPTNAMSLGLMMNQAVQWSALHLGLWWWFVPPGLGITLIVGSLYIMNVGLDEVFNPKLREM from the coding sequence ATGACGGCGACACAACCTGCCGCGGCACCGGGGACCGAGGCGGCCGAACCGCCCGGGGCGGCCCCGTCGTCGTCGGCCACCGCCCGGAAACCCGGGGGAGACGCGCGCGAGACGCTGTACTTCGCGCTGCGCAACCCCAAGGTGGTGATCGGCTCGGTGGTGGTGCTCGCGTTCCTGCTGCTGGGGCTGCTCGGGCCGCTGTTCCTGAAGTTCGCGCCGATGGACTACGCGGGGCCGCCCATGGCGCCGCCGTCGGCGGACTTCCCGTTCGGCACGACGACGTTCGGGCAGGACGTCTTCGCGCAGTTCGTCGCCGGCCTGCGGTCCACGTTCCTCGTGGGCCTGCTGGGCGGCGGCGTGGCCGCCGTCATCGGCATGACCATCGGGTTCGTCGCGGGGTACTGCGGCGGCCTGATCGACGAGCTGCTCAACATGCTCACCAACGTGGTGCTGGTCATCCCGGGCTTCGTGGTGCTCATCATCATCAACGCCTACCTGGGCGTGCGCAGCGTGCCCATGCAGGCGCTCTACATCGGCGTCTTCTCCTGGCCGTGGGTGGCGCGCGCGGTGCGCGCCCAGACACTGTCGCTGCGCTCGCGGGACTTCATCGACCTGGCGCGGCTGTCGGGCGCCGGGGTGGGCACGATCCTGCGGCGCGAGGTCGCGCCCAACATGTACTCCTACCTCTTCATGACGTTCGTGCTGCTGTTCGGCGGGTCCATCCTGACGGCGGCGTCGCTCGACTTCATCGGGCTGGGACCCACCAACGCGATGTCGCTCGGCCTGATGATGAACCAGGCCGTGCAGTGGAGCGCGCTCCATCTCGGGCTGTGGTGGTGGTTCGTCCCACCGGGGCTGGGGATCACGCTCATCGTGGGCTCGCTCTACATCATGAACGTGGGCCTCGACGAGGTCTTCAACCCCAAGCTGCGGGAGATGTGA
- a CDS encoding HEPN domain-containing protein, producing MGDVSEQTAQRLVAALGEPFLKYVLALPEDKPALESIPKMTNPEPAIFLLTAINQAPSSGDSELDVTLFASGSFARYQPELGGSLAHHIRRLCGGEIGDIPAGKDPVVQALRTVTQDVWPILLLRPPAKGPRAFWMSAISGIISHPGALDAAKTFMADAKLSLLFPEAESIEDVTTMGKEVLGIQGEWIMSSGQGGTRQLISVLDAIIFNAAVVAQLDGSPLTHASIMASLEKSVATFRTLASKRAVEVSAIIGFGGVRVDGERKFSFGDGELRAMLPIEHNLILSESDRVTSVYATRFSVQILNISKHDPSDPDRFFRELQKYAPRIQEAHRTLQRRVDRVRLALLLASPTKDRLLATSQVSRFIGDPTQSGGFSSWEMDPRGPASYEVVEEVGKEAVRWHGLIQAKHPESLNIAMKRLLSSVSQRWDAIDAFIDAVVVWENAFGTQQETTFRVTASIAKLLEPGSANDRAKLQTELKKLYSARSLLVHGAKEPKPEDAWAQRERAIEIAVELLRKLYDERPDLLELPSDARGAQLLLEG from the coding sequence ATGGGAGATGTGTCAGAACAAACCGCTCAGCGTCTTGTCGCTGCGCTCGGAGAGCCATTTCTCAAGTACGTCTTGGCCCTACCGGAAGACAAGCCGGCTCTAGAATCCATCCCGAAAATGACCAATCCCGAGCCCGCAATTTTTCTGCTAACGGCAATAAACCAAGCGCCTTCAAGCGGGGACAGTGAACTCGATGTCACCCTGTTCGCATCAGGCAGCTTTGCTCGTTATCAGCCAGAACTTGGCGGGTCGCTCGCGCACCACATTCGACGTCTTTGTGGCGGCGAGATAGGAGACATTCCGGCGGGAAAGGACCCGGTCGTCCAGGCTCTGCGCACAGTCACTCAAGACGTTTGGCCCATCCTGTTGCTGCGGCCACCTGCCAAGGGGCCCCGTGCTTTCTGGATGAGCGCCATTTCGGGCATAATTTCACATCCTGGAGCGCTCGACGCTGCTAAGACTTTCATGGCAGATGCAAAGCTGAGCCTCCTCTTTCCTGAAGCTGAGTCGATTGAAGACGTGACGACGATGGGGAAGGAAGTGCTCGGCATTCAAGGTGAGTGGATTATGAGTAGCGGACAGGGCGGGACTCGTCAGCTCATTTCCGTTCTGGACGCCATCATCTTCAATGCCGCTGTGGTTGCCCAACTGGATGGTTCACCCCTTACACACGCCAGCATCATGGCTAGCCTGGAGAAGTCGGTCGCAACTTTTCGCACGCTTGCGTCTAAACGCGCTGTCGAGGTTTCCGCGATTATTGGGTTTGGCGGTGTGCGGGTGGACGGCGAGAGAAAATTCTCTTTTGGTGATGGTGAGCTCCGCGCGATGCTTCCCATCGAACATAACCTCATTCTTAGCGAGTCTGACCGGGTTACGAGCGTGTACGCGACGCGATTTTCTGTACAGATTCTGAATATCTCCAAGCATGACCCAAGTGACCCTGACCGCTTTTTTAGGGAATTGCAGAAATATGCTCCGCGTATCCAGGAGGCGCATCGCACGCTTCAGCGCCGAGTTGACCGGGTGCGCCTTGCCTTGCTCCTGGCTTCGCCCACGAAAGACCGGCTTCTTGCAACAAGCCAGGTATCGCGCTTTATCGGTGACCCAACGCAGTCCGGCGGGTTCTCATCTTGGGAGATGGACCCGCGCGGCCCTGCTAGCTACGAAGTAGTTGAAGAGGTTGGCAAAGAAGCGGTGCGCTGGCACGGCCTCATTCAGGCAAAGCATCCGGAGTCTCTGAATATCGCCATGAAGCGCTTACTAAGCTCGGTGTCTCAGCGGTGGGACGCAATTGACGCCTTCATCGACGCCGTTGTCGTCTGGGAGAACGCGTTTGGTACGCAGCAGGAGACGACCTTTCGTGTCACCGCATCCATAGCAAAATTGCTTGAACCCGGGAGCGCCAATGACCGAGCCAAACTGCAGACGGAACTGAAAAAGCTCTACTCTGCTCGGAGCCTCCTTGTGCATGGAGCGAAGGAGCCTAAGCCTGAGGATGCGTGGGCGCAGCGTGAACGGGCAATCGAGATTGCTGTTGAGCTCCTCCGCAAGCTCTACGACGAACGACCCGATTTGCTTGAACTTCCCTCGGACGCACGTGGGGCTCAGTTGCTTTTGGAGGGATGA
- a CDS encoding DarT ssDNA thymidine ADP-ribosyltransferase family protein, translated as MTVDAWVADALAVRGVTRLAHVTPARNLPNILIDQAIRSVKDMGDDARAIYAANDLQRLDNHPDKVSCSLEYPNVFYLNKVRHRPDAHNFPDWVCILLDRDVAATPDALFCPRNAGAYGASKEAGVAGLDACYTEAVSGSYGKTYSRGTNHDPRCPTDVQAEILVPAPIPLTSAYGIVFPSEQAASNEFVRLEQLSVAIPNHLQWIVSPGLFDAASVTNAVRMSRGILEQPWVGEGRGSW; from the coding sequence ATGACCGTTGACGCCTGGGTTGCTGATGCACTTGCCGTTCGCGGCGTGACCCGACTCGCTCACGTCACGCCCGCCCGAAACTTGCCCAACATCCTGATCGACCAAGCGATCCGATCGGTGAAGGACATGGGCGACGACGCCCGCGCCATCTACGCGGCGAACGATCTGCAGCGCCTCGACAACCATCCCGACAAGGTCAGCTGCTCCTTGGAGTACCCGAACGTGTTCTACCTGAACAAGGTCAGGCACAGGCCCGACGCCCACAACTTCCCGGACTGGGTATGCATTCTCTTGGACCGTGACGTTGCAGCCACTCCCGACGCGCTGTTTTGCCCACGCAACGCAGGCGCTTACGGAGCGTCCAAGGAGGCAGGCGTCGCCGGCCTCGACGCGTGCTACACCGAAGCGGTCTCTGGCTCCTACGGCAAGACCTACAGCCGTGGGACAAATCATGACCCGCGGTGCCCGACAGACGTCCAGGCCGAAATCCTCGTTCCTGCACCAATACCTCTGACGTCTGCCTATGGCATCGTGTTCCCGTCAGAACAGGCCGCCAGTAACGAGTTCGTACGACTGGAGCAACTCTCCGTGGCTATCCCGAACCACCTTCAGTGGATCGTCTCTCCCGGCCTGTTCGACGCCGCCAGCGTTACCAACGCCGTCCGAATGTCGCGCGGAATACTTGAGCAGCCATGGGTAGGCGAGGGGAGGGGTTCTTGGTGA